A window of the Cloacibacillus sp. An23 genome harbors these coding sequences:
- a CDS encoding helix-turn-helix domain-containing protein translates to MLGARVKKLRKERGVTLKQVAAASGLSQGYLSQIETDKVEPSISVLRKLSSFYRVPLLYFFDTDPAEDIVVRRNERKIISSPRAPITYEMLQHSVTNKKMECSIMKLAPHYSDPDGVYASYPGEECFLVLSGSVEFEQEGRVYTLEEGDSIYYESSKPFRLMNPGGVTAEIVGVRTPPNRRAESEE, encoded by the coding sequence ATGCTTGGAGCCAGAGTAAAAAAGCTGAGAAAAGAGCGGGGCGTTACGCTGAAGCAAGTCGCAGCGGCCTCAGGACTTTCGCAGGGATACCTCAGCCAGATAGAGACCGATAAGGTAGAGCCTTCTATCTCCGTGCTGCGCAAGCTTTCGTCGTTCTACCGCGTCCCGCTGCTGTACTTCTTCGACACCGACCCGGCCGAGGATATCGTGGTGCGCAGAAACGAGCGCAAGATCATCAGCAGCCCGCGCGCGCCGATCACATACGAAATGCTCCAGCACAGCGTAACGAATAAAAAGATGGAATGTTCGATAATGAAGCTGGCGCCGCATTACAGCGACCCGGACGGAGTGTACGCCTCTTACCCGGGCGAGGAATGTTTTCTCGTCCTCAGCGGCTCGGTAGAGTTCGAGCAGGAGGGGCGCGTCTACACGCTGGAAGAGGGCGACAGCATATATTACGAGAGTTCGAAGCCCTTCCGCCTTATGAATCCGGGCGGCGTGACGGCGGAGATAGTCGGAGTCCGTACGCCGCCGAACAGACGCGCAGAGAGCGAAGAATAG